One window of the Vannielia litorea genome contains the following:
- a CDS encoding trans-3-hydroxy-L-proline dehydratase yields the protein MQTRRIIHTVSAHAEGEVGDVITGGVSPPPGETLWEQSRWIAADGTLRNLMLNEPRGGVFRHVNLLVPPKHPEADAAFIIMEPEDTPPMSGSNSICVSTVLLDTGILPMTEPETHITLEAPGGLVRVRAECSGGKARRIFVENLPSFAARLDAPLEVEGMGTLTVDTAFGGDSFVVVDAKALGFALTPDEARDLARLGTKLSDAATEQLGFTHPTLPDWQHISFCLFAAPVAREGSALTSRAAVAIRPGKIDRSPTGTALSARMALLHARGEMKEGERLTVSSVIDSTFSGRILGTTTLGGTPAIRPEISGRGWVTGTHQHFIDPTDPWPEGYRLTDTWGAG from the coding sequence ATGCAGACCAGACGGATCATCCACACCGTTTCCGCCCACGCCGAGGGCGAGGTGGGCGATGTCATCACCGGCGGCGTATCCCCGCCACCGGGCGAGACGCTCTGGGAGCAGTCCCGCTGGATCGCGGCGGATGGCACCCTGCGCAACCTCATGCTGAACGAGCCGCGCGGCGGGGTATTTCGCCACGTCAACCTGCTGGTCCCGCCCAAGCACCCTGAGGCTGACGCCGCCTTCATCATCATGGAGCCGGAGGATACGCCGCCGATGTCCGGCTCCAACTCCATCTGCGTCTCCACCGTGCTGCTCGATACCGGCATCCTTCCAATGACCGAGCCCGAAACCCATATCACGTTGGAGGCTCCGGGCGGGCTTGTCCGCGTGCGGGCCGAGTGTTCCGGCGGAAAAGCCCGGCGCATCTTTGTCGAGAACCTGCCCAGCTTTGCCGCCCGGCTCGATGCGCCGCTGGAGGTCGAGGGCATGGGCACCCTCACCGTCGATACCGCCTTCGGCGGCGACAGCTTCGTGGTGGTCGATGCAAAGGCCCTCGGTTTCGCGCTCACCCCCGATGAGGCTCGCGACCTTGCCCGCCTTGGCACAAAGCTCTCCGACGCCGCCACCGAGCAGCTCGGCTTCACCCACCCCACGCTGCCCGACTGGCAGCACATTTCCTTCTGCCTCTTCGCCGCGCCGGTCGCGCGTGAGGGCAGTGCGCTCACCTCCCGCGCCGCCGTGGCCATCCGTCCCGGCAAGATCGACCGTTCGCCCACCGGCACCGCGCTCTCCGCCCGCATGGCCCTGCTCCATGCCCGCGGCGAGATGAAGGAGGGCGAGCGCCTCACCGTCTCCTCGGTGATCGATAGCACCTTTTCCGGCCGCATCCTCGGCACCACCACCCTCGGCGGCACACCTGCCATCCGGCCCGAGATTTCGGGGCGCGGCTGGGTCACCGGCACACACCAACACTTCATCGATCCAACCGATCCATGGCCCGAGGGTTACCGCCTGACCGACACATGGGGCGCGGGTTGA
- a CDS encoding sigma-70 family RNA polymerase sigma factor: protein MMPPQNRGRNGARVETIGEETRLMLAVRDQRDRAAFAALFRRFAPRVKGLVIKGGCSPAMADEVVQEVMLRVWHKARLFDPHRAGVAAWIFTIARNARIDMLRREARPMPEELKEEPGTEPDAGQVVALEQEARKLRVALETLAPAQREAIERAYLGELTHQELSEATGLPMGTIKSRIRLGLERLRHELRGLRSPDDGQD, encoded by the coding sequence ATGATGCCCCCACAGAACCGGGGACGTAACGGGGCGCGGGTGGAAACGATTGGAGAAGAGACACGGCTGATGCTTGCGGTGCGCGACCAGCGCGACCGGGCTGCCTTTGCCGCGCTTTTCCGGCGGTTCGCGCCGCGGGTGAAGGGCCTCGTGATCAAGGGCGGGTGCAGCCCGGCCATGGCCGACGAGGTGGTGCAGGAGGTGATGCTGCGGGTCTGGCACAAGGCGCGGCTGTTCGATCCGCACCGGGCCGGGGTGGCGGCGTGGATCTTTACCATCGCGCGCAATGCGCGGATCGACATGCTCCGGCGCGAGGCGCGGCCGATGCCGGAGGAGTTGAAGGAAGAGCCCGGGACCGAGCCTGATGCAGGGCAGGTCGTGGCGCTGGAACAGGAGGCCCGCAAGCTGAGGGTGGCGCTGGAAACGCTGGCCCCGGCGCAGCGGGAAGCGATTGAGCGCGCCTATTTGGGCGAGCTGACGCATCAGGAGTTGTCGGAGGCCACCGGGCTTCCGATGGGAACGATCAAGAGCCGCATCCGGCTGGGACTGGAGCGGTTGAGGCATGA